GTGTTCGAACTTGGCTACATATACGGTGACAAGATAAAGGGATCCGAGAACACATTCATCTCAATTTCTCAAGCACACTCTGATTGGTAATTCATCTTCCGGGGACCCTGGCCAGCATTGGTTTTCCTCGCGAGGCAGTGCTGTGAAATTAAAGCTCGAACAGATAGTGGCAAGGATATGCTGCATGGCTGTTGAATTCAGCGTTGTTAATCAATCTGGTTATACAAATAGGAAAAGGCAAGGCATAGGGTCATTGCTTCAATATACGTACCGTAGTAGGTCCAGTTGTTACCCAGACACATCCTCAGCCCGCTTGCAAAGGCCCATAGCACATCCTCTCTCTCGTTTTTATTATCGGTGTTTCCACGTGTCAGCCAACGGTCCGGATTCCAATCATGGGCATTATCCCATTTCTGAGGGTCACGGTGTACAAACCATTGGAAGGTATTGATGCGCGTCCCTGGTGGGATGCCGTCAATGCCCGCCACTGATACCTTCCTGTTCGGTGGTGTGATCCGGGGCAAAGGTGTACTGGTGGGGCGCATTCGCAAGCATTCATCGATAACAGCACGCAGATATGGCAGAGAATCCAACTCTACAGCCCTTGGCCTTTTGCTCGAGTTAGTCACAGTTTCACGGCTCCTCATGTCAATTCCCTGGCTATTAAGCTCTGTCTGAATACGTTGCTGTGCGTCTGGATGCTGTGCAAGGTACCAGAAAGCGTAGCCAAGAACCAGACCTATCTCATTCAGTGATTGTCAGCAAGCGAGGTTCTGCAGTGTTATGGCATATAGAAAGCCGTACCCAAAACTTTCCCGCGCTGCAGCTTTGGTACCATTAGCATAATCCGGGCTGAAACCAAGGCTAGTCATTCGTAATTAGGGTAAATTTACAGATATGATCAAACATCTCACTTGCTACTTGCTTCCGCTGGTCTCCCTCGCTGAGGTGAGGTGAGTCCTTTCT
This Aspergillus flavus chromosome 1, complete sequence DNA region includes the following protein-coding sequences:
- a CDS encoding putative cytochrome P450; its protein translation is MTQWIALLLVAICGSFIFGYSNGTNYLSQPKSAIDVWRFHYENLTCQESFFVQETPSLYKLLRYISIDLLPRKYTESADFLGRWMSDMASKADRATDRKRSTGLPLALEDEPVVYDMAKEAVRKDSPHLSEGDQRKQVASEMFDHICLVLGYAFWYLAQHPDAQQRIQTELNSQGIDMRSRETVTNSSKRPRAVELDSLPYLRAVIDECLRMRPTSTPLPRITPPNRKVSVAGIDGIPPGTRINTFQWFVHRDPQKWDNAHDWNPDRWLTRGNTDNKNEREDVLWAFASGLRMCLGNNWTYYGTYIEAMTLCLAFSYLYNQID